In the genome of Aphanothece sacrum FPU1, the window CGATCATTTAATTGGTCTGCACGAACTCGAATTCCGTCAATTGCTAGTAATTCGTCATCTGGGTCAATTCCTGCTAGTTTAGCAGGGGATTCAACTTCAACAAACTTAATAATTTCTTTACCGTTTTCTGCTTGGACTCGCATTCCTAAATAGGGGATTGGGTTGTCATCTATGATAGGTTTAAGAATTAAGCCAAAGGGGTCTAAATACTCATTAAAGGGTAATTCTTCTGTGGTATCTAGATAACGAGTCCAAAAATCTTGTAAATTAAGGTCTGCAACTGACTCTATAACTTGACATAATTGTTCTGGGGTAAAACCCATTTCTGTTTTACCAAATTGTTCCCACATTTGACGGATTACATCGTCCAAAGATCGCTTATTTTTATGCTTTGAACGAATCAATAAATCTAATAATAATGAGACTAATTGACCCTTAAGATAATAGGAAATTTGACAATTATCACTATTATTATCTCGTCGATATAGTTTAATCCAAGCATCAAAACTTGCTTCTTTTAATGGTTGAACTTTCCTACCTGGAATACTTAAAAAACGGGTAATTTCTTTGGCTAAAAGTCCTAAAAAAGTTTGATTATCATAAATCCCAGCTTTGAAAGGAATTACAAGATCATAATAGCTGGTTGTTCCTTCCGAAAACCATAGAGAGGGAGTATAATTCTCTTGTTCATAATCAAAGGTTTCTAAACCTTTAGGACGAATCCGTTTAACATTCCATAGATGAAAGAATTCATGAGCAACTAATTGAAGAAAACGGTTATATTTATCTTTATCTCGAAAGCCAAACCGAGAATAAATCAAAGAACAAGAATTTTTATGCTCTAATCCTCCAAAACCATTATTAGTTAAATGTAAAATAAACAGGTAATCATCATAAGGAAGTCCCCCATATAATTTAGCTTCTGTTTCAATTATTTTTTTTGTATCTTCAATTAACTTGTGAGGGTTAACATTTCCTTGACCCCAAATCGCATATTTATGGGGTTTTCCTAATACTTCAAATTCATAAACTGAATGAAGTCCAATTTCAAAGGGACTATCAACTAAGGTATCAAAATCACTGGCATAAAATTGATTGCTTGATCCCGATACTTTAGGCAATGCTGTACTAATATTCCATTGAAGATCAGGGACAATTATCTTAACAGTAATGGGTTGTTTTTCTAGTCCTGGAATAAAGTAAAATAAAGCTGCCCCATTAAAATAACCATGAGTCCTATCTAACTGATTAGTTCTGACAGTTAATTCATTAGCAAAAACACGATAGTTAACTGTAATATTATTAATATTTTCAGTATTAATAATCCAATGATTTTTACTAACTTTTTCACTCACTAATACTTGAGCCTGATCTGTCGATTGAGCAGAAAAATCTTGAATATATCTAGCGTATTCTCTCACTAAATATGACCCTGGTGTCCAGACAGGCATTTTTAAGTTTAAGACAGAATCTGACCAATTATTAATCTCTAAGGTGATTTGAAATAGATGGCAATGGGGATCAACCATTGCAACTTGATAATGAATGGTTGGGGTAAGTTTAGCAATGCTTGTTCTTTCAATCGTGGTAGCTTTGGTCATTGTTAGAGTTGTTTAGCGAGGTGATTAAGTTGTTTAATATTCGTCAAATATAAGCATTTATTAGCGGAATCAACTTCAAGACAGTTTTGATTTTGAAATTGATTAATACATTGTTGAAAATCTTCTAAGGAAACATCAGCAAAATCAGCAAGATCTTGATCAGGAATTTGTAAAATTTCTATGCCTTTTTCCGTTGATTTACCATAATTATCGCCTAATTTTATCAACGTTTTAATCAGTTTCATTTTAGGAGATTGCTGATGTAATTGAAGACGACGATAGAGTTGACAAACTCGCCGAACTGTTAACTGTAACATTCGATGATGTAATTGAGGATCTTTGAAGAGCATTTGTAAGAAACGTTGAGCCGAAATACTAAGTAATCGGACATCAGACAAAGAAATTACTTCAATAGACTTGATAGACTCATCTAGAATCTCCATTTCTCCTAAAAAATCCCCTTGACTAAGAATTTCTAAGGTGCTTTCCTGATAATGGTAATGAGAACGAACTTTCACCCAA includes:
- a CDS encoding M61 family metallopeptidase, which codes for MTKATTIERTSIAKLTPTIHYQVAMVDPHCHLFQITLEINNWSDSVLNLKMPVWTPGSYLVREYARYIQDFSAQSTDQAQVLVSEKVSKNHWIINTENINNITVNYRVFANELTVRTNQLDRTHGYFNGAALFYFIPGLEKQPITVKIIVPDLQWNISTALPKVSGSSNQFYASDFDTLVDSPFEIGLHSVYEFEVLGKPHKYAIWGQGNVNPHKLIEDTKKIIETEAKLYGGLPYDDYLFILHLTNNGFGGLEHKNSCSLIYSRFGFRDKDKYNRFLQLVAHEFFHLWNVKRIRPKGLETFDYEQENYTPSLWFSEGTTSYYDLVIPFKAGIYDNQTFLGLLAKEITRFLSIPGRKVQPLKEASFDAWIKLYRRDNNSDNCQISYYLKGQLVSLLLDLLIRSKHKNKRSLDDVIRQMWEQFGKTEMGFTPEQLCQVIESVADLNLQDFWTRYLDTTEELPFNEYLDPFGLILKPIIDDNPIPYLGMRVQAENGKEIIKFVEVESPAKLAGIDPDDELLAIDGIRVRADQLNDRLKDYQTNDIISITVFHQDELQTFSVQLADPQPSRYEIVQKANPSDEQRQNLLGWLGQM
- a CDS encoding Crp/Fnr family transcriptional regulator: MDIQEISELFPLFYTANPETLEWLLSIVDEETYAPDETVITEDDWGKAVYLIVSGWVKVRSHYHYQESTLEILSQGDFLGEMEILDESIKSIEVISLSDVRLLSISAQRFLQMLFKDPQLHHRMLQLTVRRVCQLYRRLQLHQQSPKMKLIKTLIKLGDNYGKSTEKGIEILQIPDQDLADFADVSLEDFQQCINQFQNQNCLEVDSANKCLYLTNIKQLNHLAKQL